A stretch of the Thiomicrorhabdus indica genome encodes the following:
- a CDS encoding IS3 family transposase (programmed frameshift) has translation MSSNTKRTQRDYSLAFKLSVVDQVEKGEMTYKQAQAHYGIQGRSTVLVWLRKHGKLNWSDANAINRHLRGIIMPTTKAEKTPEQRIKELEQELAEEKLKAQFFEGVVKVMKEDFGVSLNKKAVSRVIDQKQIQGLNISNACRFLQISRQAYYQGLQRQRLKEKQYRMILDFVQAIRISQPRIGTRKLHNLLLAKAQEGLKIGRDKLFDLLRWQRLLVPNKRAYHKTTHSHHRFYKHPNLIKEQGQRRLAKAPEKLWVADITYLPVQHGQAYLSLVTDACSRKIVGYHVHDTLHAQPVLQALKNAVKNRLGKGALIHHSDRGIQYCSKPYQVFHEKHGIICSMTDGYDCYQNALAERVNGILKNEFLLTKPKDVDQARQMVKESIEIYNTQRPHLALKYKTPDEVHRAFFT, from the exons ATGTCTTCAAACACTAAGCGCACACAGCGCGATTATTCCCTCGCTTTTAAATTGTCCGTTGTAGACCAAGTCGAAAAAGGCGAAATGACTTATAAACAAGCGCAAGCACATTATGGTATCCAAGGACGATCTACCGTTTTAGTTTGGCTTAGAAAGCATGGTAAGTTAAATTGGTCTGACGCCAACGCCATTAACCGACATCTTCGAGGAATCATTATGCCGACGACTAAAGCTGAAAAGACGCCAGAGCAGCGCATTAAAGAGCTTGAACAAGAACTCGCCGAAGAAAAACTCAAAGCCCAATTCTTTGAAGGCGTCGTCAAAGTCATGAAAGAGGACTTTGGAGTTAGCTTGA ACAAAAAAGCGGTTAGCCGAGTTATCGATCAAAAACAGATCCAAGGGCTCAACATAAGCAATGCTTGTCGATTCTTACAGATAAGCCGTCAGGCTTACTACCAAGGATTACAAAGGCAGCGGCTCAAAGAAAAGCAATACCGGATGATTCTGGATTTTGTACAAGCGATACGTATCAGCCAGCCGCGGATTGGTACCCGAAAGCTACACAACTTGCTATTAGCTAAAGCCCAAGAAGGATTGAAGATTGGACGAGACAAGTTGTTTGACTTGTTACGTTGGCAGCGTTTATTAGTGCCTAATAAGCGAGCCTATCATAAAACCACGCACAGTCATCATCGGTTTTATAAGCACCCCAATCTCATCAAAGAGCAGGGGCAAAGGCGTTTAGCCAAAGCGCCAGAGAAACTCTGGGTTGCAGACATTACCTATTTACCAGTACAACACGGCCAGGCCTATCTCAGCTTAGTCACCGATGCCTGTTCTCGTAAGATCGTTGGCTACCATGTGCACGACACTTTGCATGCTCAACCAGTCCTTCAGGCATTAAAGAACGCAGTGAAAAATAGATTAGGAAAAGGGGCACTCATTCATCACTCGGATAGAGGGATTCAGTACTGTTCAAAACCTTATCAAGTGTTCCATGAAAAACATGGCATTATCTGTTCGATGACGGATGGTTATGATTGCTATCAAAACGCTTTGGCGGAGAGAGTGAACGGGATTCTGAAGAATGAGTTTTTATTAACCAAGCCAAAGGATGTTGATCAGGCTCGACAAATGGTGAAAGAGTCGATTGAAATCTACAATACTCAACGTCCACACTTGGCGTTAAAATACAAAACGCCCGATGAAGTTCATCGAGCGTTTTTTACCTGA
- a CDS encoding GNAT family N-acetyltransferase translates to MQIIEVKTLEEVQILSNLAQEIWHQHFTSIIGQDQVSYMLKHYQSTEAIWKQIQTGAEYYFLKISQIPVAYICLIADSNKNRMMLSKLYVKDSERGKGLGKSLLQFSETRAIQKNCNDLWLTVNRFNADSIEWYSRQGFVVIDEVKKDIGQGYFMDDYMSRPEIS, encoded by the coding sequence ATGCAAATTATTGAAGTCAAGACATTAGAGGAAGTTCAAATCCTATCAAACTTAGCCCAAGAGATATGGCATCAACATTTCACGTCAATAATCGGTCAGGATCAAGTCTCATATATGCTCAAACACTATCAAAGCACAGAAGCGATTTGGAAGCAGATTCAAACAGGTGCAGAGTATTATTTTTTAAAGATTTCACAAATACCCGTTGCTTACATTTGCTTGATTGCCGATTCAAATAAAAATCGCATGATGCTTAGCAAACTGTATGTCAAAGATTCTGAACGTGGTAAAGGTTTAGGAAAATCTCTACTCCAGTTTTCAGAAACGCGTGCGATCCAGAAGAACTGTAACGACTTATGGTTAACTGTAAACCGTTTTAACGCAGACTCCATTGAGTGGTACAGTCGCCAAGGGTTCGTGGTGATAGATGAGGTAAAAAAAGATATTGGTCAGGGATATTTTATGGATGACTATATGTCCCGTCCTGAAATAAGTTGA
- a CDS encoding flagellar basal body L-ring protein FlgH — MMKTLKASKKMIGLALALVSASILSGCSSTTPERFEKMSYEPAYPLNIPQQAQPNNGSLYQPGAMTLFDDSRAHRIGDIITIALDENMSANKKDEAKYDKSNAQDWGISTPLTVGGGGGVIGNAVGVVGDAIGGLKLGYGSEGSFSGKSDIKQNSTLSGSIAVTVVEVISNGNLVIRGEKWITLHDGDEVVQFAGIIRPEDIQPDNTISSTKVADVRLVYKDVGAAGDTARQGVATQWINKYWPF, encoded by the coding sequence ATGATGAAAACATTAAAAGCATCCAAAAAGATGATTGGCTTGGCTCTGGCATTGGTCAGTGCTTCCATTCTTTCGGGGTGTAGCAGTACAACACCTGAACGATTTGAAAAAATGAGTTATGAACCGGCTTATCCGTTGAATATTCCACAGCAAGCGCAACCAAATAATGGTTCGCTCTATCAGCCTGGCGCTATGACTTTATTTGATGACTCACGTGCGCATCGGATTGGGGATATTATTACCATTGCTTTGGATGAAAATATGTCTGCCAATAAAAAAGACGAGGCGAAATACGATAAGTCGAATGCCCAAGATTGGGGGATAAGTACGCCTCTAACTGTTGGCGGTGGCGGTGGTGTTATCGGGAATGCAGTAGGCGTTGTTGGTGATGCGATAGGAGGGTTGAAACTCGGTTACGGTTCTGAGGGATCCTTTTCAGGGAAATCTGATATTAAGCAAAACTCAACTTTGAGCGGTTCAATTGCGGTGACGGTCGTTGAAGTTATTTCAAATGGTAATTTAGTCATTCGTGGTGAAAAATGGATAACGCTTCATGATGGCGACGAAGTTGTTCAATTTGCTGGAATTATTCGCCCTGAAGATATTCAACCTGATAATACCATTTCATCGACGAAAGTGGCTGATGTTCGCTTAGTTTACAAAGATGTTGGAGCGGCTGGAGACACTGCCCGTCAAGGTGTTGCAACACAATGGATTAATAAATACTGGCCGTTCTAG
- the flgG gene encoding flagellar basal-body rod protein FlgG, producing MNRALYVAKTGLEAQQFRLAAISNNIANANTYGFKAGRAEFQDLLYQNVRQPGAQATQDEANTLPSGLQLGAGVKAVGVQKMHTQGNVMVTDQQLDVFIEGKGFFQVQGNNGEIWYTRDGSFEVNQNGDLVTSSGYLLEPNINIPQDATEISITRDGAVFVSQPGNVAQNQVGQIQLASFINPAGLEAIGQNFFAETTASGAPNINNPETAEAGSLLQGALEASNVNTVEELIGMIEAQRTYEMNSKAISAADGMMQYLNNNT from the coding sequence ATGAATAGAGCACTATATGTCGCAAAAACTGGCCTTGAAGCGCAACAGTTCCGCTTGGCGGCTATTTCAAATAACATCGCGAATGCCAATACTTATGGTTTTAAAGCAGGGCGAGCTGAGTTTCAGGATTTACTGTATCAAAATGTTCGACAACCTGGTGCCCAAGCAACGCAAGATGAAGCAAATACTTTACCCTCTGGATTGCAATTAGGAGCAGGGGTGAAAGCGGTTGGTGTTCAAAAGATGCACACCCAAGGTAATGTGATGGTGACTGATCAACAATTGGATGTCTTTATTGAAGGGAAAGGTTTTTTTCAAGTTCAAGGGAACAATGGAGAAATTTGGTATACCCGCGATGGTTCTTTTGAAGTCAACCAAAATGGTGACCTTGTTACATCTTCCGGCTATTTATTGGAACCAAATATTAATATTCCTCAGGACGCGACTGAAATTTCAATCACTCGTGATGGTGCAGTCTTTGTTTCCCAACCAGGAAATGTCGCGCAAAACCAAGTAGGTCAAATTCAGCTAGCGAGCTTTATTAACCCAGCAGGTCTTGAAGCCATTGGGCAAAACTTCTTTGCAGAAACGACCGCAAGTGGTGCGCCGAATATCAATAATCCTGAAACGGCAGAGGCAGGTTCTTTATTGCAAGGTGCTTTGGAAGCCTCAAACGTCAATACAGTAGAAGAGTTGATTGGCATGATTGAAGCGCAGCGAACCTACGAAATGAATTCGAAAGCCATCTCAGCGGCTGACGGCATGATGCAGTACTTGAACAATAATACATAA
- a CDS encoding DUF4347 domain-containing protein — protein MSSEVRQNQIAVIDQTVQDYQTLVEGAKAQGLEVILISAEGDGFEQLAEKLTGRSDIEALHILSHGADGQVFLGGEVLNSDTLANYSDELAVIQQSLSENGDILLYGCNVAATETGVDFIGKLAQATDADIAASDDLTGAIDKGGNWVLEQSSDNIEVMSLALTNYAQNLANQTMTFSAGASEPGFTFANWETDNQEIWLTNLNGSTPGTITVNTGTFNVISFDANQFGGEETYEVKSDLGHAKLYSGTGTITLNWNGITWLKWFSSGGTASDGIDNLIYNTDPPADTTAPRVVSIERLSPSTETTDADTLVYRVTFDEAVSNVDANDFSVSGTTASVNITSFPGGSIYDVTLSGGNLADLNSTVTLSFSGTQNIIDSYGNALTNTTPTGTNNATYTVANNLAPTISGQPTDITVTEEIASNIDLKDVTFADENDDSLTVSLIASSGTLAASSGGSVTVGGSGTGTMTLSGTAANINTYLDTVSNIQYTGSANASGDNAATLSIKANDGTIDSATSTVNLDITDITSATSTGAGFNTSNSTNLTPYITTDSSDETIIISTQGHEVGSIADGQGGTDTLSVVTGVNLSNMTTLQNFENLTLANDATVTIAASQLAQFTGTITAAGTETMNVNGDGDFTMLANIENFVAGDDSTNSRTITVAQSNTNVTATSSTDAVTFDIGNLNYSGTLSGEGTFNDTLKMGDGSSISGATLANIENLTLDTGASVTMTAAQHNDFSAITAAGNEQITISSSLTTMTGKAAIETYVLNQDTTFTLGAAGQNVTGSSGSDTVIVGALTATGTLNGGSGTDRLWLKTGADISGATVSNFENLTLDNDANVELAATQLAQFSSVSAAGNELIHVSGDGDFTTLANIEYYLVGDDSTNSRTITVTEATTIVNVGSNGDSDTINIGALNFTGTLMGNNGDDTLQMGDGSSIASAMLTGITNLTLDSGASVTMTEAQNNSVNGTITATGTNQITISNSTGGVNAHSDVENYVLNAANTITLSDSGHSVTGSTGDDTMVVGSSADTLTGGDGADTFKGSVSSLNGDTISDLEIGDKLLITGITGLTTTNVRFNGTSVLEIDTDADATTFATPEMSMALTNGAGANLAYTVEDSGPDTLITFQSPNDAPVFADLNGGATFIEDGSAVVIDSDVTVSDTEQDALNGGNGNFDGASITIARNGGANAEDVFSHNGQLGTLTQGQDFTYNSVTVGTVTTNASGTLVLTFNSSATSAIVNSVLQNIAYSNTSDTPPATVTLDYTFNDGTSDSTGTNQATVTITPTNDAPTVNLNGVTDVTVTEDTASNVDLSSVEFADPESNNITVTLTASAGSFATPADGAATGSGVTETLVNAQTITLEGTAADINTYLDTASNIQYTGDLDVSGDDSATLTISAVDAIGAALSPNPTVNIDITAVNDAPTIATNSGPNVQTNNTVTINNTHLNEGDPDDDGAELTYTLDTLPTSGTLLLNNVALTQGQTFTQADIDNDLLTFEAAGTTGAVTFDITLADGGEDGAGTASDTVTINVTSPPPPPTPEPTEPPTEAPTEAPTEAPTNIIDGVTVEQDEVTENGQTVNKIIINPIPAGRQNTDESSDLADIPLHFDADNNPVTTLRLPEGIGVTARSNETAVDQTSFRDALYLLRDSAPESDWFSMINGLDQWLNGKGAGWLNQVTFSSSSDEAPSQPIQVSGVEGNDKTEVMVIDASQLPAGTVLDLDNIEFAIIVGDVQVRGGEGSNIVFAGGSGQNIVLGAEDDELHAGDGNDTVGSRGGDDQLYGDAGDDILFGGTGNDLIDGGVGTDIAVFAYDYAEYSITQLENTEDGTPQWQVSHATEGTDTLVNIEYLEFADVTITLTGESQINDFATSGLLFF, from the coding sequence ATGTCTTCAGAAGTTCGTCAAAATCAAATCGCGGTCATTGACCAAACCGTCCAAGACTATCAAACACTGGTTGAAGGTGCGAAAGCACAAGGCTTGGAAGTTATTTTAATTTCTGCTGAGGGCGATGGTTTTGAGCAACTGGCAGAAAAGCTTACCGGCCGGTCAGATATTGAAGCATTGCATATTCTTTCGCATGGCGCGGACGGTCAAGTCTTTTTGGGGGGTGAAGTCTTAAATTCCGACACGCTTGCAAACTACAGTGACGAGCTGGCAGTCATTCAACAGAGTCTGAGCGAAAACGGCGATATTTTGCTGTACGGCTGTAATGTCGCCGCCACTGAAACCGGTGTGGATTTTATCGGCAAACTTGCTCAGGCAACGGATGCCGATATAGCTGCTTCCGATGATTTGACAGGCGCTATTGATAAAGGGGGAAATTGGGTTTTAGAACAGTCTTCTGACAATATTGAGGTTATGAGTTTAGCTCTGACAAATTACGCACAAAACCTTGCAAATCAAACAATGACTTTTAGCGCCGGAGCAAGTGAGCCAGGGTTTACGTTTGCCAACTGGGAAACAGACAACCAAGAAATTTGGCTTACAAATCTTAATGGTTCAACTCCTGGCACAATTACCGTCAACACTGGAACATTTAATGTCATAAGTTTTGACGCTAATCAATTCGGTGGGGAAGAAACTTACGAGGTTAAATCAGATCTTGGGCATGCAAAATTATATTCAGGAACTGGAACCATTACTCTGAATTGGAACGGAATTACTTGGTTAAAGTGGTTTAGCTCCGGTGGAACCGCATCAGACGGTATTGATAATCTCATTTACAACACTGATCCGCCAGCTGATACAACAGCCCCTAGGGTTGTTTCAATTGAAAGACTATCTCCATCAACTGAAACCACTGATGCGGACACATTAGTCTACAGGGTAACTTTTGATGAAGCGGTAAGTAATGTCGATGCTAATGACTTCAGCGTATCGGGCACAACTGCATCAGTAAATATTACTTCTTTTCCAGGGGGTAGCATCTATGATGTAACTCTATCAGGGGGAAATCTTGCAGACTTAAATAGCACAGTTACCTTATCATTCTCAGGCACTCAAAATATTATTGATAGTTATGGCAATGCTTTAACCAATACCACACCAACAGGTACTAATAATGCTACTTATACGGTTGCAAACAATTTGGCTCCAACTATTTCTGGGCAACCGACCGATATTACCGTCACCGAAGAGATCGCTTCAAATATTGATTTAAAAGATGTCACCTTCGCCGATGAAAATGACGATAGTTTAACGGTCTCTCTGATCGCTTCATCAGGAACCTTGGCAGCATCTAGCGGCGGTAGTGTGACCGTCGGCGGTTCAGGAACAGGCACGATGACCCTATCAGGTACGGCTGCCAATATTAATACCTATTTAGACACCGTTTCTAATATTCAATATACCGGTTCAGCTAATGCCAGCGGAGATAATGCTGCTACACTTTCCATTAAAGCCAATGATGGAACCATTGATTCTGCGACTTCCACGGTTAATTTAGATATTACCGATATCACATCTGCCACCTCAACTGGCGCTGGCTTTAATACCTCGAATAGTACGAATTTGACGCCCTATATCACGACAGATTCAAGTGACGAGACCATTATTATCAGCACTCAAGGTCATGAAGTTGGCTCCATTGCCGATGGGCAAGGTGGCACGGATACCCTAAGTGTGGTCACAGGCGTTAATCTTAGCAACATGACCACGCTACAGAACTTTGAAAATCTGACATTAGCCAATGATGCAACAGTGACCATTGCTGCGAGTCAGCTAGCGCAATTCACTGGAACAATCACTGCAGCCGGTACTGAGACGATGAATGTAAATGGTGATGGTGACTTTACCATGCTTGCTAATATTGAAAATTTTGTCGCAGGCGATGATTCAACCAATAGCCGAACCATTACGGTCGCACAATCGAATACCAATGTGACCGCAACAAGTTCGACGGATGCGGTGACGTTTGACATTGGCAACCTTAATTACTCCGGAACACTGAGTGGTGAAGGTACCTTCAATGACACCCTAAAAATGGGCGATGGTAGCTCAATTTCGGGTGCAACACTTGCAAATATTGAAAACTTAACGCTAGATACGGGTGCCAGTGTCACTATGACGGCTGCGCAACATAATGATTTTTCAGCAATCACTGCGGCAGGTAATGAGCAAATTACCATTAGTTCCTCCCTCACAACCATGACGGGAAAGGCTGCAATTGAAACCTATGTTTTAAACCAAGACACGACCTTCACTCTTGGTGCAGCTGGACAAAATGTTACCGGGAGCTCTGGTAGTGATACGGTGATTGTAGGCGCATTAACCGCAACAGGAACCTTAAATGGAGGTTCTGGAACCGATAGATTGTGGCTAAAAACAGGGGCAGATATTTCAGGTGCAACCGTATCGAACTTTGAAAATCTGACATTAGACAACGATGCAAACGTAGAACTCGCAGCGACACAACTAGCGCAATTTAGTAGCGTTTCGGCTGCAGGTAATGAATTGATTCACGTTTCAGGCGATGGCGATTTTACGACGCTTGCAAATATTGAATACTATCTGGTAGGTGATGATTCGACGAATAGTCGTACCATTACCGTGACAGAAGCGACTACCATAGTCAATGTGGGCAGTAATGGTGATTCCGATACAATTAATATTGGTGCGTTAAATTTCACCGGCACTTTAATGGGTAATAATGGTGATGATACCTTACAAATGGGCGACGGTAGCTCCATTGCCTCAGCAATGTTAACAGGAATCACCAACCTCACTCTCGACTCCGGTGCCAGCGTCACCATGACCGAAGCGCAAAACAATTCCGTTAACGGCACCATTACAGCAACCGGCACCAATCAGATTACTATTAGTAATTCTACCGGCGGGGTCAATGCGCACAGTGATGTGGAAAATTATGTCTTAAACGCGGCCAATACCATTACGCTCAGCGACAGTGGGCATTCTGTCACGGGTAGCACCGGCGATGACACAATGGTCGTTGGATCAAGTGCAGATACCTTAACCGGTGGCGATGGCGCCGATACGTTTAAAGGTTCTGTAAGTAGTTTAAATGGCGATACCATTTCCGACTTAGAGATAGGCGATAAGCTTCTCATTACCGGTATTACTGGACTCACAACCACCAATGTCCGCTTTAATGGAACCAGTGTCTTAGAAATTGATACCGACGCCGACGCCACGACATTTGCAACCCCTGAAATGTCAATGGCTTTAACCAATGGTGCTGGCGCTAACCTAGCCTATACGGTTGAAGACAGCGGTCCGGATACCCTGATTACTTTCCAATCACCCAACGATGCACCAGTGTTTGCGGATTTAAATGGCGGCGCCACCTTTATTGAAGATGGTTCAGCCGTGGTGATTGACAGCGACGTAACCGTTTCCGATACCGAGCAGGATGCACTGAATGGTGGGAATGGTAACTTTGATGGCGCATCGATTACGATTGCACGTAATGGCGGTGCCAACGCAGAAGATGTATTCAGTCATAATGGACAGCTTGGCACTTTAACCCAAGGACAAGACTTTACTTACAACAGTGTCACCGTCGGAACCGTGACAACGAATGCTTCAGGAACATTAGTCTTAACGTTTAACAGCAGTGCAACCAGTGCCATTGTGAACAGTGTTTTGCAAAACATTGCCTACTCAAATACCTCTGATACACCGCCTGCAACCGTCACTCTGGACTATACCTTCAATGATGGCACCAGTGATTCCACTGGAACAAATCAAGCAACGGTCACGATTACCCCCACCAATGATGCGCCTACGGTGAATCTGAATGGCGTGACCGATGTGACCGTTACAGAAGACACTGCTTCGAATGTTGATTTATCCTCTGTCGAGTTTGCCGATCCAGAGAGTAATAACATCACTGTGACCTTAACCGCATCGGCCGGTAGCTTCGCAACTCCGGCGGATGGCGCAGCTACTGGCTCAGGCGTAACAGAGACGTTGGTCAATGCTCAAACCATTACCCTTGAAGGAACGGCTGCGGATATTAACACCTACTTAGACACCGCGAGCAATATTCAATATACCGGTGATTTAGATGTGTCGGGTGATGACTCAGCAACTCTCACCATAAGTGCTGTCGATGCAATCGGTGCTGCGCTTTCGCCGAATCCGACCGTCAATATTGATATTACGGCCGTCAACGATGCGCCGACCATTGCCACCAACAGTGGTCCAAATGTGCAAACGAATAACACGGTCACCATTAATAATACACACCTAAACGAAGGTGACCCAGACGATGATGGTGCCGAGCTCACCTACACATTGGATACACTCCCAACCAGTGGAACCTTACTGCTTAATAATGTCGCTTTAACACAGGGGCAAACCTTTACCCAAGCCGACATTGATAATGATTTATTAACCTTTGAAGCGGCAGGAACAACGGGGGCAGTCACCTTTGACATCACACTTGCCGATGGCGGAGAGGATGGTGCAGGAACAGCCAGTGATACCGTGACAATCAATGTCACGTCACCACCACCGCCTCCAACACCAGAACCAACGGAGCCTCCGACCGAAGCACCTACTGAGGCTCCCACAGAGGCCCCAACAAATATAATTGATGGGGTGACGGTCGAGCAAGACGAAGTCACCGAAAACGGTCAGACTGTGAATAAAATCATTATTAACCCTATACCGGCCGGCCGACAGAACACCGACGAGAGTAGTGATCTGGCCGACATCCCATTACACTTTGATGCCGATAACAATCCAGTCACCACCCTAAGGCTTCCAGAAGGAATTGGTGTGACGGCACGCAGTAATGAGACCGCGGTTGATCAAACCAGCTTCCGAGATGCATTGTATTTACTGAGAGATTCAGCGCCCGAATCTGATTGGTTTTCAATGATTAATGGACTCGACCAATGGTTGAATGGTAAGGGTGCCGGCTGGTTGAATCAAGTGACGTTTAGTTCATCAAGCGATGAAGCGCCATCACAACCGATTCAAGTCAGTGGTGTCGAAGGGAATGACAAAACCGAAGTCATGGTGATTGATGCGAGTCAACTACCGGCTGGCACAGTGCTTGATCTCGATAATATTGAATTTGCCATTATTGTCGGAGATGTCCAAGTTCGTGGAGGAGAAGGCAGTAACATCGTCTTTGCCGGCGGCAGTGGTCAGAATATTGTCCTAGGTGCCGAAGACGATGAGCTACATGCGGGTGATGGGAATGATACTGTTGGCAGTCGCGGAGGTGATGACCAGCTCTATGGCGATGCAGGTGACGATATACTCTTCGGCGGTACCGGAAACGACCTCATTGACGGCGGTGTCGGAACGGACATTGCCGTGTTCGCCTATGACTATGCCGAATACAGCATTACACAACTGGAAAATACCGAAGACGGCACGCCACAATGGCAAGTCAGTCATGCGACAGAAGGTACGGATACGCTGGTGAATATTGAATATCTGGAATTCGCGGATGTGACCATTACCTTAACAGGCGAAAGTCAGATCAATGATTTTGCCACCTCTGGTCTGTTGTTCTTCTAA